A segment of the Paracoccus suum genome:
CCGTGTTCATCGAGGTGCGGCCTTGGTAGAAACCATAGGGCCGCTCGCCGGTAACGGCGGTGTGCAGGCGGATCGCCTCGGCGATATCGCGGGCCTCGTCCTCGCGCGGGACGTTGCGGTAATCGATCCACTTCAGGCCGTGGGTCGCGATTTCCCAGCCGGCGGCCTGCATCGCCGCGACCTGCTCGGGCGCGCGGGCAAGGGCAGTCGCGACGCCATAGACCGTCACCGGCACATCCTGCAGCATCCGGTGCAGGCGCCAGAAGCCGGCGCGGGCGCCGTAATCGTAGATCGATTCCATGTTCCAGTGCCGCTGCCCAACCCAGGGCTGGGCGCCGATGATCTCGGACAGGAATGCCTCGGAGGCGGCATCGCCATGCTCGATGCTGTTCTCGCCGCCCTCCTCGTAGTTCACGACGATCTGGACCGCGATCCGCGCACCGCCCGGCCATTTCGGATCCGGGGTGTGCCGACCATACCCCCGCATGTCACGGCTATAGCGCATCTGCATCCCCCGGCTGTGATTGCCGGTAAATCGCAGGTGGGCGCGCAAAGGCCAATGCCGAAAGACTGAAAGCTGTGTTCACCAACTCGGCCCAACGGGCGGGCGGTTGGCCGCTGCGGGGCCGGATCAGTAAATGTAGCGGATCTGATCGCCCCAGAAACGCTCGATCCGGCGCCACTGGCGATTCACCCCCTCCAGCGGCGGATCGTCGAGCGTGCCCGACATCGCAAGGCCGTCGGCATGGCGCGCGAACAGGGCCGCCACGGTGCGGCGGATCGCGATGCCTTGGGGCGTCAGGCGGATCCTCACCGCGCGGCGGTCGATATCCGAGCGTTCGTGATGGACATAGCCCATCATCACCAGCTTCTTCAGGTTATAGCTGACGTTGCTGCCCTGATACATGCCGCGCGAGCGCAACTCGCCCGCCGAAACCTCCGAGCCCCCGAGGTTGTAGAGCAGCATGGCCTGAACCGGGTTCAGATCGATCCCGAGCCGCTCGAACTCGTCCTTCACCAGGTCCAGCAGCAGCCGGTGCAACCGCTCGAGCAGGTGGATGCTTTCGAAATAGCGGGCGCGCGGGTCCTCACCCTCGTTGCGGGCAGGCAGGTTTTGAACTTGTGAAAG
Coding sequences within it:
- a CDS encoding MarR family winged helix-turn-helix transcriptional regulator; translated protein: MLSQVQNLPARNEGEDPRARYFESIHLLERLHRLLLDLVKDEFERLGIDLNPVQAMLLYNLGGSEVSAGELRSRGMYQGSNVSYNLKKLVMMGYVHHERSDIDRRAVRIRLTPQGIAIRRTVAALFARHADGLAMSGTLDDPPLEGVNRQWRRIERFWGDQIRYIY